One genomic window of Ottowia oryzae includes the following:
- a CDS encoding ATP-binding cassette domain-containing protein, translated as MALMTLLNSQLAFGHVALLDHADFALETRERVGLIGRNGAGKSSLLKILAGLERPDDGDLQFQQGLRSAYVPQEPALDAYGTVSDAVGAGLAHVVALIDAYTRGEGDLAALQSQIEADDGWNWSQRVADTLQRLGLDGSRRVADLSGGTKKRVALAQALVTRPDVLLLDEPTNHLDLEAIGWLEQLLLDFRGSVITITHDRAFLDRIATRIVELDRGRLNSYPGNFSTYLTLKEEQLAQEATIQAKADKLLAQEEVWVRQGVEARRTRAQGRINRLHALRTARAARREAVGRVHMEVSSGLPSGKLVAELEHVNLAFGDKTVVSDFSATLLRGDKIGLLGPNGAGKTTLLKLILGELTPDSGRVRQGANLQVAYFDQMRDALDLDATLEDFISPGSEWIEIGNKRQHVKSYLGDFLFSPARAHSPVRSLSGGERNRLLLARLFARPANVLVLDEPTNDLDIDTLELLEQLLQDYSGTVFLVSHDRTFMDNVVTSTIAWEGPGQWREYEGSVTDWLTQSQRAREWASGRGAPAPATSRETPAQPDAPVESKNTVQRPPDEREQLSKKKLSYKEQRELESLPALIESLEAEQTELRAQLANGQLYQSDLARAVALQARDGEIDTALNEALERWSDLESRTR; from the coding sequence ATGGCTTTGATGACGCTTTTGAATTCCCAGCTGGCTTTTGGCCATGTGGCCTTGCTGGACCACGCGGATTTCGCACTCGAAACGCGCGAGCGCGTGGGCTTGATCGGCCGCAACGGCGCTGGCAAGTCTTCCTTGCTGAAGATCCTGGCCGGGCTTGAGCGCCCGGACGATGGCGACCTGCAGTTTCAACAAGGGCTGCGCAGCGCCTATGTGCCGCAAGAGCCCGCACTGGACGCTTACGGTACCGTGAGCGACGCTGTCGGCGCGGGCCTGGCGCACGTGGTGGCGTTGATTGATGCTTATACCCGTGGCGAAGGCGATCTGGCTGCGCTGCAGTCTCAGATCGAGGCCGATGACGGCTGGAACTGGTCTCAGCGTGTGGCCGATACTTTGCAGCGCCTTGGCCTGGACGGCTCGCGCCGCGTGGCCGATCTGTCTGGCGGCACCAAGAAGCGCGTGGCCCTGGCGCAGGCGCTGGTCACCCGCCCGGACGTGCTGCTGCTGGACGAACCCACCAACCACCTCGACCTGGAAGCCATTGGCTGGCTTGAGCAGCTGCTGCTGGACTTTCGCGGCAGCGTCATCACCATTACGCACGACCGCGCCTTTCTGGACCGCATCGCCACGCGCATCGTCGAGCTGGACCGGGGCCGCCTGAACAGCTACCCCGGCAATTTCAGCACCTACCTGACGCTGAAAGAAGAGCAGCTGGCGCAAGAAGCGACCATCCAGGCCAAGGCCGACAAGCTGCTGGCGCAGGAAGAAGTGTGGGTGCGCCAAGGGGTGGAAGCCCGTCGCACACGGGCGCAGGGCCGCATCAACCGGCTGCACGCCTTGCGCACCGCCCGCGCAGCGCGGCGCGAGGCGGTTGGGCGCGTGCACATGGAAGTCAGCAGCGGCCTGCCCAGCGGCAAGCTGGTGGCCGAGCTGGAGCACGTGAACCTGGCCTTTGGCGACAAAACGGTGGTCAGCGACTTCAGCGCCACGCTGCTGCGCGGCGACAAGATCGGCCTGCTGGGCCCCAACGGGGCGGGCAAGACCACGCTGCTCAAGCTGATCCTGGGCGAATTGACACCCGACAGCGGCCGCGTGCGCCAGGGCGCCAACCTGCAGGTGGCCTATTTCGACCAGATGCGCGACGCGCTCGACCTGGACGCCACGCTGGAAGACTTCATCAGCCCCGGCAGCGAATGGATCGAGATCGGCAACAAGCGCCAGCACGTCAAAAGCTACTTGGGCGACTTTCTGTTCAGCCCCGCGCGCGCGCATTCGCCTGTGCGCAGCCTGTCCGGCGGTGAGCGCAACCGCCTGCTGCTGGCGCGGCTGTTTGCGCGCCCGGCCAACGTGCTGGTGCTGGACGAGCCCACCAACGACCTGGACATCGACACGCTGGAGCTGCTGGAGCAGCTGCTTCAAGACTACAGCGGCACCGTGTTCCTGGTCAGCCACGACCGCACCTTCATGGACAACGTGGTCACCAGCACCATCGCCTGGGAAGGGCCCGGCCAGTGGCGCGAATACGAGGGCAGCGTGACCGACTGGCTGACGCAAAGCCAGCGCGCGCGCGAATGGGCCAGCGGCCGCGGCGCTCCGGCGCCCGCCACGTCGCGCGAGACGCCCGCCCAGCCTGACGCGCCGGTTGAGAGCAAAAACACCGTCCAGCGCCCACCGGATGAGCGCGAGCAGCTATCAAAAAAGAAGTTAAGCTACAAAGAGCAGCGCGAGCTGGAAAGCCTGCCCGCGCTGATCGAATCGCTGGAAGCCGAGCAAACCGAGCTGCGCGCGCAGCTGGCCAATGGGCAGCTGTACCAGAGCGATCTGGCCCGCGCCGTGGCCTTGCAGGCGCGCGACGGCGAAATCGACACCGCCTTGAACGAAGCGCTGGAGCGCTGGTCTGACCTGGAGTCGCGCACGCGCTGA
- a CDS encoding DUF2726 domain-containing protein yields MVMEGWGWIGLLLVIALIAGLGYMAWQRRNAGGAATGALGRKDKFAPAAALSPTEMELLNYLVRAFPGRAVLFRVALSHLVSVRRADNRVALQQRLGEHSVDYVVCDRDGRAVYAFELDALHDTPAEAEEDAREKHLVLKSAGIRLIRLNRSTRDMPDPQSFRSHLRTAELTPDGSPATVTAPGALTPIEEDRPAVRPPSRPKPPRLGDGPIPGHAGGFRDTQPMTMTGLMSLDPTTEEEAEAAAQAWGAARSAQ; encoded by the coding sequence ATGGTGATGGAAGGATGGGGCTGGATCGGGCTGTTGTTGGTGATCGCATTGATCGCCGGCCTGGGATACATGGCATGGCAGCGGCGCAACGCCGGTGGCGCGGCCACGGGCGCACTGGGGCGCAAGGACAAGTTTGCGCCTGCGGCCGCCCTGTCGCCCACCGAAATGGAGCTGCTCAATTACCTGGTGCGCGCCTTTCCCGGCCGCGCCGTGCTGTTTCGCGTGGCGCTGTCGCACCTGGTGAGCGTGCGCCGCGCCGATAACCGTGTGGCCCTGCAACAACGCCTGGGTGAACATTCTGTCGACTACGTGGTGTGCGACCGCGACGGCCGGGCGGTCTACGCCTTCGAGCTGGATGCGCTGCACGACACCCCTGCCGAGGCCGAGGAAGACGCGCGTGAAAAGCACCTGGTGCTCAAGTCGGCCGGCATTCGCCTGATCCGCCTGAACCGATCCACGCGCGACATGCCCGATCCGCAGTCTTTCCGCAGCCACCTGCGCACGGCCGAACTGACACCCGACGGCTCGCCCGCGACGGTCACCGCCCCTGGCGCACTGACCCCTATCGAGGAAGATCGCCCCGCCGTACGCCCGCCATCCCGCCCGAAGCCCCCGCGCCTGGGCGACGGCCCCATTCCGGGCCACGCCGGCGGTTTCCGCGACACGCAGCCCATGACGATGACCGGGCTGATGAGCCTGGACCCCACCACCGAAGAAGAAGCAGAAGCCGCCGCCCAGGCCTGGGGCGCGGCGCGATCGGCTCAGTAA